One Kitasatospora sp. NBC_01287 DNA window includes the following coding sequences:
- a CDS encoding ATP-dependent DNA helicase — protein MTNDSAPQPPAEGSNAPGPGPVPTGRIPELLHAAVAAVGGVERPGQIQMAEAVADAVDGAEHLLVQAGTGTGKSLAYLVPALAHGDRVVVATATLALQRQLVERDLPRTVEALHPILRRRPLFAMLKGRSNYLCLHRAREGTPSEEGEGLFDPVEALGGPSGKLGQDVLRLRDWADETETGDRDDMSPGVSDKAWAQLSVSSRECLGATRCAYGQECFAEQARERAKLADVVVTNHALLAIDAIEGAPVLPEHELLIIDEAHELVNRVTGAATAELTVGAVNRAVKRAARLANEKAVDALQAAAESYHGLMETAQPGKVDELPEYLGYAVAAIRDASRLVITSLGETRDKGLSDEDAVRKQAMAAAETLHDTTERLLSESPYDVVWIERNDRYGLVPASLRVAPMSVSGLLRENLYKERSVVLTSATLKLGGDFNGVAASVGLPGEGRLPDLRGGAEPERAEGEDAPPYWRGLDVGSPFSYPKQGILYVAKHLPPPGREPDRPQMLDELAELIGAAGGRTLGLFSSMRAAQNAAEQLRERLDFPILLQGEDTLGELIRAFASDPESCLFGTLSLWQGVDVPGSACQLVVMDRIPFPRPDDPLMSARQKAVEEAGGNGFMAVAATHAALLMAQGAGRLVRAAEDRGVVAVLDPRLATARYGGFFRASMPDFWYTTDRNQVRRSLAAIAAAAPPPRPVAKRG, from the coding sequence ATGACGAACGACTCCGCACCCCAGCCGCCCGCCGAGGGATCGAACGCCCCGGGCCCGGGCCCCGTACCGACCGGCCGCATCCCCGAGCTCCTGCACGCCGCGGTCGCCGCGGTCGGCGGAGTCGAACGGCCCGGCCAGATCCAGATGGCCGAGGCCGTGGCCGACGCCGTCGACGGCGCCGAGCACCTGCTGGTGCAGGCCGGCACCGGCACCGGCAAGTCACTCGCCTACCTGGTCCCCGCGCTCGCGCACGGGGACCGGGTGGTGGTGGCCACCGCCACCCTGGCGCTGCAACGCCAGTTGGTGGAGCGGGACCTGCCCCGCACGGTGGAGGCGCTGCACCCGATCCTGCGCCGCCGCCCGCTCTTCGCGATGCTCAAGGGCCGCTCCAACTACCTGTGCCTGCACCGGGCCAGGGAGGGCACCCCGAGCGAGGAGGGCGAGGGGCTCTTCGACCCGGTCGAGGCGCTCGGCGGTCCCAGCGGCAAGCTCGGCCAGGACGTCCTGCGGCTGCGCGACTGGGCGGACGAGACCGAGACCGGCGACCGCGACGACATGAGCCCCGGGGTATCCGACAAGGCCTGGGCCCAACTCTCCGTCAGCTCCCGGGAGTGCCTGGGCGCCACCCGCTGCGCGTACGGCCAGGAGTGCTTCGCGGAGCAGGCCAGGGAGCGGGCCAAGCTCGCCGACGTGGTGGTCACCAACCACGCGCTGCTGGCGATCGACGCGATCGAGGGCGCCCCGGTGCTGCCCGAGCACGAGCTGCTGATCATCGACGAGGCGCACGAGCTGGTGAACCGGGTGACCGGTGCGGCCACCGCCGAACTGACCGTCGGCGCGGTCAACCGGGCCGTCAAGCGGGCCGCCCGGCTCGCCAACGAGAAGGCGGTGGACGCGCTGCAGGCCGCCGCCGAGAGCTACCACGGCCTGATGGAGACCGCCCAGCCCGGCAAGGTCGACGAGCTGCCCGAGTACCTCGGCTACGCGGTCGCCGCGATCCGGGACGCCAGCCGCCTGGTGATCACCTCGCTCGGCGAGACCAGGGACAAGGGCCTGAGCGACGAGGACGCGGTGCGCAAGCAGGCGATGGCCGCCGCCGAGACGCTGCACGACACCACCGAGCGGCTGCTCTCCGAGTCGCCGTACGACGTGGTCTGGATCGAGCGCAACGACCGCTACGGCCTGGTTCCGGCCTCGCTGCGGGTGGCGCCGATGAGCGTCTCCGGCCTGCTGCGGGAGAACCTCTACAAGGAACGCTCGGTGGTGCTCACCTCGGCCACCCTCAAGCTCGGCGGTGACTTCAACGGGGTGGCCGCCTCGGTCGGCCTGCCCGGTGAGGGCCGGCTGCCGGACCTGCGCGGCGGCGCCGAGCCGGAGCGGGCCGAGGGCGAGGACGCCCCGCCGTACTGGCGCGGGCTGGACGTCGGCTCGCCGTTCTCCTACCCCAAGCAGGGCATCCTCTACGTCGCCAAGCACCTGCCGCCGCCGGGCCGGGAGCCGGACCGGCCGCAGATGCTGGACGAGCTGGCCGAGCTGATCGGCGCGGCCGGCGGGCGCACGCTGGGCCTCTTCTCCTCGATGCGGGCCGCCCAGAACGCCGCCGAGCAGCTGCGTGAGCGGCTCGACTTCCCGATCCTGCTGCAGGGCGAGGACACCCTGGGCGAGCTGATCCGGGCCTTCGCGAGCGATCCGGAGAGCTGCCTCTTCGGCACCCTCTCGCTCTGGCAGGGGGTGGACGTGCCGGGCTCCGCCTGCCAGCTGGTGGTGATGGACCGGATCCCGTTCCCGCGCCCGGACGACCCGCTGATGAGCGCGCGGCAGAAGGCCGTCGAGGAGGCCGGCGGGAACGGCTTCATGGCGGTGGCGGCCACGCACGCCGCGCTGCTGATGGCGCAGGGCGCGGGCCGGCTGGTCCGGGCGGCGGAGGACCGCGGCGTGGTCGCGGTGCTCGATCCGCGACTGGCCACCGCCCGGTACGGCGGCTTCTTCCGCGCCTCGATGCCGGACTTCTGGTACACCACCGACCGCAACCAGGTGCGGCGCTCGCTGGCGGCGATCGCGGCCGCCGCGCCGCCGCCGCGCCCCGTCGCCAAGCGCGGCTGA
- the lexA gene encoding transcriptional repressor LexA, whose translation MVEHASVQDVPLGLPNGQARSLPGRPPGIRTDEAGLTERQRRVIDVIRDSVQRRGYPPSMREIGQAVGLSSTSSVAHQLMALERKGFLRRDPHRPRAYEVRGVEVTRPNTAEAAGRPSTSYVPLVGRIAAGGPILAEQTVEDVFPLPRQLVGEGELFALTVRGDSMIEAAICDGDWVTVRRQPVAENGDIVAAMIDGEATVKRLKREDGRIWLMPHNPAYEPIPGDNATILGKVVAVLRRL comes from the coding sequence CTGGTCGAGCACGCCTCGGTGCAGGACGTGCCGCTCGGCTTGCCGAACGGCCAGGCCCGCTCACTGCCCGGCCGCCCCCCCGGGATCCGCACCGACGAGGCCGGGCTGACCGAGCGCCAGCGCCGGGTGATCGACGTGATCAGGGATTCGGTGCAGCGGCGCGGCTACCCGCCGAGCATGCGGGAGATCGGCCAGGCCGTCGGCCTCTCCTCCACCTCCTCGGTGGCCCACCAGCTGATGGCCCTGGAGCGCAAGGGCTTCCTGCGCCGCGACCCGCACCGGCCGCGGGCCTACGAGGTGCGCGGCGTCGAGGTGACCCGGCCCAACACCGCCGAGGCCGCCGGGCGCCCGTCCACCTCCTACGTGCCGCTGGTCGGGCGGATCGCCGCCGGCGGCCCGATCCTGGCCGAGCAGACGGTGGAGGACGTCTTCCCGCTGCCCCGTCAACTGGTCGGCGAGGGCGAGCTGTTCGCGCTCACCGTGCGCGGCGACTCGATGATCGAGGCCGCGATCTGCGACGGTGACTGGGTCACCGTGCGCCGCCAGCCGGTTGCCGAGAACGGCGACATCGTGGCCGCGATGATCGACGGCGAGGCCACCGTGAAGCGCCTCAAGCGCGAGGACGGCCGGATCTGGCTGATGCCGCACAACCCCGCCTACGAGCCCATCCCCGGCGACAACGCGACCATCCTGGGCAAGGTGGTGGCGGTGCTGCGCCGCCTCTGA
- the nrdR gene encoding transcriptional regulator NrdR → MHCPFCRHSDSRVVDSRTTDDGSSIRRRRQCPDCGRRFTTVETAALMVIKRSGVTEPFSREKVISGVRKACQGRPVTEDALALLGQRVEECVRASGNAELSTHDVGLAILGPLKDLDVVAYLRFASVYQAYDGLSDFEAAITELRGAELPGPAPAEGGAAAALPAAAP, encoded by the coding sequence GTGCACTGCCCCTTCTGCCGGCACTCGGACAGTCGCGTGGTCGACAGTCGCACCACGGACGACGGCAGCTCGATCCGCCGCCGCCGGCAGTGCCCCGACTGCGGCCGCCGCTTCACCACGGTGGAGACGGCCGCGCTGATGGTGATCAAGCGCAGCGGGGTGACCGAGCCGTTCAGCCGGGAGAAGGTGATCTCCGGCGTCCGCAAGGCCTGCCAGGGCCGACCGGTCACCGAGGACGCCCTCGCGCTGCTCGGCCAGCGGGTCGAGGAGTGCGTGCGGGCCAGCGGCAACGCGGAGCTCTCCACCCATGACGTCGGGCTGGCCATACTCGGCCCGCTCAAGGACCTGGACGTGGTGGCGTACCTGCGTTTCGCCTCGGTCTACCAGGCCTACGACGGGCTGTCGGACTTCGAGGCGGCCATCACGGAGCTGCGCGGGGCCGAGCTCCCCGGGCCGGCTCCGGCCGAGGGCGGCGCTGCGGCCGCCCTCCCCGCCGCGGCGCCCTAG